From Ancylobacter pratisalsi, one genomic window encodes:
- the bamA gene encoding outer membrane protein assembly factor BamA has protein sequence MLLFGGLSDIYASSLNAKGLASQTSYPIVVEGNRRVDADTIRSYFATQPGQSLTPAKIDEALKSLYATGLFSDVTITHRGGRLVVSVQENEVINRVAFEGNRKIKDDQLASEVQSKARSPFSKTTVQADTQRIIELYRRSGRYDVRVVPKTIDRGQGRVDLVFEITEGDKLGVAAIRFVGNKAYSAYKLEDEITTTESNWLSWIKNTDVYDVDRINNDQELLRRFYLRNGYADFRIVSVTADLDRAKDGFILTYVLDEGPQYRVGTVDVVSGIKDVDANRIRSALRVSPGQVYNAELVEKSVENATIEVSKSGYAFAQVRPRGDRDVQARKVNLVFAVEEGPRVYIERIEIRGNTRTRDWVIRREFDLAEGDAYNRVLIDRAERRLRNLGYFKDVKITNEPGTAPDRVILVVQVEDQPTGEFSVSGGYSTSDGFIAEVAVSEKNFLGRGQYVRLAGSLGDDTQGADFSFTEPYFLDYRVAAGFDLYWKETEATSSSPYDTSTAGGTLRTALPLTDELTLGLRYSLFQKEITIDDETIEDYGTPSWALLEVNNDPAITSLVGYTLTYNMLDNNAQPSSGYLLELKQDFAGVGGDVNYIKSTFDSRWYLPVHGDFVLMLRGQAGNITSWGGEDLRILDNFFKGPDIVRGFESNGIGPRDLASGGDDSDPDALGGTLYWGTTAELQFPLSFLPKELSMTAAVFADAGSLWGYEGGTTFTNISGWEDSLTNCSAIAGSKTQGYNNVCVADSDSVRSSVGVSLIWKSPFGPLRFDYAWALTKEDYDQTQAFRFSGGSKF, from the coding sequence ATGCTGCTGTTTGGAGGCTTATCCGATATTTATGCGTCATCATTGAACGCTAAAGGCCTTGCGTCTCAGACAAGTTATCCCATTGTGGTCGAAGGCAATCGTCGCGTGGACGCGGATACGATCCGCTCCTATTTCGCGACTCAGCCCGGTCAGTCGCTGACCCCGGCGAAGATCGACGAAGCCCTCAAGTCGCTCTATGCGACTGGGCTGTTTTCCGATGTCACGATCACGCATCGTGGCGGTCGTCTCGTTGTCTCCGTGCAGGAGAACGAGGTGATCAATCGCGTTGCCTTCGAAGGCAACCGCAAGATCAAGGACGACCAGCTCGCCAGCGAAGTTCAGTCGAAGGCGCGCTCTCCCTTCTCGAAGACCACGGTTCAGGCCGACACCCAGCGCATCATCGAGCTGTATCGCCGCTCGGGCCGCTATGACGTGCGCGTGGTTCCCAAGACCATCGATCGCGGCCAGGGTCGCGTGGACCTCGTCTTCGAGATCACCGAGGGCGACAAGCTTGGCGTCGCGGCGATCCGTTTCGTCGGCAACAAGGCGTATTCCGCCTACAAGCTGGAAGACGAGATTACCACGACCGAGAGCAACTGGCTGTCGTGGATCAAGAACACCGACGTCTATGACGTCGACCGCATCAACAACGACCAGGAGCTGCTGCGCCGGTTCTATCTGCGCAACGGTTATGCCGATTTCCGCATCGTGTCGGTGACCGCCGACCTCGATCGCGCCAAGGACGGCTTCATCCTGACCTACGTTCTCGACGAGGGCCCGCAGTACCGCGTGGGCACGGTCGATGTCGTCTCCGGCATCAAGGATGTCGACGCGAACCGTATTCGCTCGGCCCTGCGCGTCAGTCCCGGTCAGGTCTACAATGCCGAGCTGGTCGAGAAGTCGGTCGAGAACGCGACCATCGAGGTGTCGAAGAGCGGCTACGCCTTCGCCCAGGTTCGTCCCCGCGGCGACCGCGATGTTCAGGCCCGCAAGGTCAATCTTGTCTTCGCGGTCGAAGAGGGGCCGCGCGTCTACATCGAGCGCATCGAGATCCGCGGCAACACCCGCACCCGCGACTGGGTTATCCGGCGCGAGTTCGACCTTGCCGAGGGCGATGCCTATAACCGTGTGCTGATCGATCGCGCCGAGCGTCGGCTGCGCAACCTTGGCTACTTCAAGGACGTGAAGATCACCAACGAGCCGGGCACCGCGCCCGACCGCGTGATCCTGGTCGTGCAGGTTGAGGATCAGCCGACCGGCGAGTTCTCGGTCTCGGGTGGTTACTCGACCTCGGACGGCTTTATCGCCGAGGTGGCGGTCTCGGAGAAGAACTTCCTCGGCCGCGGCCAGTATGTGCGCCTCGCCGGTTCACTCGGGGACGACACGCAGGGTGCCGATTTCAGCTTCACGGAGCCCTATTTCCTCGACTACCGCGTGGCTGCGGGCTTCGACCTCTACTGGAAGGAGACAGAAGCGACCAGTTCCAGCCCTTACGACACATCGACCGCCGGCGGCACGCTGCGCACCGCGCTTCCGCTGACCGACGAACTGACGCTCGGCCTGCGCTACAGCCTATTTCAGAAAGAGATTACGATCGACGACGAGACGATCGAGGACTACGGCACCCCGTCTTGGGCGTTGCTCGAGGTGAATAACGATCCCGCGATCACCTCGCTGGTCGGCTATACGCTCACCTACAATATGCTCGACAACAATGCGCAGCCATCGAGCGGCTACCTGCTTGAGCTGAAGCAGGACTTTGCCGGCGTCGGCGGCGACGTGAACTACATCAAGTCGACCTTCGACTCGCGCTGGTACCTGCCGGTCCACGGCGACTTCGTGCTGATGCTGCGCGGCCAGGCCGGCAACATCACCTCCTGGGGCGGAGAGGACCTACGCATCCTCGATAACTTCTTCAAGGGTCCCGATATCGTGCGCGGCTTCGAGTCGAACGGCATCGGCCCGCGCGACCTAGCCTCTGGCGGCGACGACTCGGATCCGGATGCGCTGGGCGGCACGCTGTATTGGGGCACGACGGCGGAACTGCAGTTCCCGCTCAGCTTCCTGCCGAAAGAATTGAGCATGACGGCGGCGGTGTTCGCGGATGCCGGTTCACTGTGGGGCTATGAGGGCGGGACGACCTTCACAAATATATCCGGCTGGGAAGACAGCCTGACGAACTGCTCGGCGATCGCGGGCTCGAAGACGCAGGGCTATAACAATGTCTGCGTCGCGGACAGTGACTCGGTGCGCTCATCCGTCGGCGTCAGCCTGATCTGGAAATCCCCCTTCGGTCCGCTACGCTTCGACTATGCCTGGGCGCTGACCAAGGAAGACTACGACCAGACCCAGGCTTTCCGCTTCAGCGGCGGATCTAAGTTCTAA
- a CDS encoding MFS transporter, protein MIAELPVCAKGSTPLREMDVSELKNGLPLIIGGLLGSALGLPALPFYTIGVLAPIFAEEFGWSFRTIFGGLSLLAGSVLVVGPLFATFIDSFGARLVAAVSLIGLGLSYMTLAASNGSIERYYFSWTAIAIFGLGATPVVFTRVINGAFRERRGLALGIVLSGAGLFAFLVKPLAFLLIGAVGWRVTVLVVGALPIVFACPATLWGFARLRGKDDGAEPVSPDPSDGMTVREAFGSRYFWLLAIVFVPMSLAVAAPLPNIENILRSLRMTPGDVVQLASLVGIAAVAGRLIGGVLVDRFWAPAVGTVILTMGAAACLIFSLEDVSFPLAFVAIILLGLTSGIEFETMIATCSGVSRRRRF, encoded by the coding sequence GTGATTGCCGAGCTGCCCGTTTGTGCAAAAGGAAGCACTCCGCTGAGGGAAATGGACGTCTCTGAGCTCAAAAACGGCTTGCCGCTGATAATCGGTGGGTTGCTTGGCTCGGCATTGGGTTTGCCTGCCCTTCCGTTCTATACGATTGGTGTCCTCGCACCCATCTTCGCGGAGGAATTTGGCTGGTCATTCAGGACCATCTTCGGCGGGTTGTCCTTGCTCGCGGGGTCCGTTCTCGTTGTCGGCCCGTTGTTCGCGACGTTCATCGACAGTTTTGGCGCGCGGCTGGTGGCTGCAGTCTCGCTGATAGGGTTGGGCCTGAGTTACATGACGCTCGCGGCGTCCAACGGCTCGATCGAGCGATACTATTTTTCGTGGACGGCTATCGCGATTTTCGGTCTGGGGGCCACGCCGGTTGTCTTCACACGGGTCATCAATGGTGCTTTCCGAGAGCGGCGGGGTCTCGCGCTCGGCATCGTCCTGTCGGGCGCTGGCCTCTTTGCATTCCTCGTGAAACCCCTGGCTTTCCTGCTGATCGGAGCTGTGGGATGGCGCGTCACCGTTCTGGTCGTCGGCGCCCTGCCCATCGTCTTTGCGTGTCCAGCCACCCTCTGGGGTTTTGCCAGGCTAAGAGGCAAGGATGACGGTGCAGAGCCAGTTTCACCTGATCCCTCGGATGGCATGACCGTCCGAGAGGCGTTTGGCTCACGATATTTCTGGCTGCTCGCCATCGTCTTTGTACCGATGTCTCTCGCCGTGGCTGCGCCACTGCCCAATATCGAGAATATCCTGCGTTCGCTGCGCATGACCCCTGGCGACGTCGTCCAGCTTGCCTCGTTGGTAGGGATAGCGGCCGTGGCCGGGCGATTGATCGGTGGGGTATTGGTAGACCGCTTCTGGGCGCCAGCTGTCGGAACCGTCATTTTGACAATGGGCGCCGCCGCCTGCCTGATCTTTTCGCTTGAGGATGTGAGTTTTCCATTGGCCTTCGTGGCCATTATTTTGCTTGGCCTTACCTCCGGCATCGAGTTCGAGACGATGATCGCCACCTGCTCGGGAGTGTCCAGGCGTCGACGCTTCTAA
- a CDS encoding GntR family transcriptional regulator: MQTTPLINQLVAQIVEHIHAERLSEGERLAERRLAEMFRVSRSPVRNALKVLEASGIVRQGDRGGFIIAKTDGEKIQALESASSYEDEQIYLDIADDRVSGRLPERITENELLRRYKLTRGRLTHILRRMTNEGWIERLPGNGWAFLPVLTSLQAYEDSYRFRLLIEPAAIMEPSFMLNRPALERCREQQKWLIDGGIYAVSDARLFELNSGLHEAIIECSRNSFFIDALKRIDRLRRLIDYRQMLDRDSARRRCMEHIELLDLLLADRRHAAAEFMKKHLDELSTLKTRARAKSHRVA, encoded by the coding sequence ATGCAGACGACCCCACTTATCAATCAGCTGGTCGCCCAGATCGTTGAGCACATTCACGCCGAGCGCCTGAGCGAGGGCGAGCGGCTCGCTGAACGGCGGCTGGCCGAGATGTTTCGGGTGTCCCGGTCGCCGGTGCGCAATGCACTCAAGGTGCTGGAGGCATCGGGCATCGTCCGGCAGGGGGACCGCGGCGGCTTCATCATCGCCAAGACAGATGGGGAGAAGATTCAGGCGTTAGAGTCCGCGTCGAGCTATGAAGATGAACAGATCTATCTAGACATCGCCGATGATCGCGTTTCGGGGCGGCTACCCGAGCGGATCACCGAGAACGAGCTTCTGCGTCGCTACAAACTCACACGCGGCCGGCTGACCCATATCCTGCGCAGGATGACGAACGAGGGATGGATCGAGCGGCTGCCGGGCAATGGATGGGCCTTCCTGCCGGTGCTCACATCGCTTCAGGCCTATGAGGACAGCTACCGGTTCCGTCTGCTGATCGAGCCTGCCGCCATCATGGAACCGAGCTTCATGCTCAACCGGCCCGCTCTGGAGAGGTGTCGAGAGCAGCAGAAGTGGCTCATCGATGGCGGCATATACGCGGTATCCGACGCTCGGCTGTTTGAACTGAACAGCGGTCTCCACGAGGCCATCATCGAGTGCAGCCGGAACAGCTTCTTCATCGACGCGCTGAAACGTATCGACCGGCTCCGTCGCCTAATCGATTATCGCCAGATGCTCGACAGGGACAGCGCCCGCCGGCGCTGCATGGAGCATATCGAGCTTCTCGATCTGCTGCTCGCAGACAGGCGTCACGCGGCAGCGGAGTTCATGAAGAAGCACTTGGATGAACTCAGCACGCTCAAGACGCGAGCTCGTGCGAAATCTCATCGTGTAGCTTAG
- a CDS encoding isocitrate/isopropylmalate dehydrogenase family protein: protein MNVLNDLGDQLIDKWGRLHARNPRGTPLLPHGHPYTKSRWSFAIAKYQTCSYKAFHNDKRPRGNVRDLGAAQVRILVLPGDGIGPEITEATLRALDALSARLDLKFDFEEGAIGLKALAERGTTLPLEVIERVPGVDGVILGPVSHYEYPSRREGGINPSGELRTNFELFANIRPCRSLSDLSILRQPMDLNIVRENTEGFYSDRNMVAGTGEFMPDESMALSVRKITARASEQVARAAFDLARGRRKKVTAVHNANVLKLSDGLFLREVRKVAADYPDVVLEELIVDATAAHLIRTPDRFDVIVTTNMFGDILSGEASELCGSLGLGGSISVGDGICVAQAQYGSAPDIAGRNVANPTSLMFSAAMPLDWRGRRDGNKALIEAAAVLEKAIGKVLGNPATRTADLGGSLSTDALTDAACAAVTHSSAAGQAA from the coding sequence GTGAATGTGCTCAACGATCTGGGCGACCAGCTGATTGATAAGTGGGGTCGTCTGCATGCTCGGAATCCAAGGGGCACCCCCCTTTTGCCACACGGACATCCGTATACCAAATCACGTTGGTCTTTTGCCATTGCAAAGTACCAAACATGCTCCTATAAGGCATTTCACAACGATAAAAGACCACGCGGCAACGTCCGCGATCTGGGAGCGGCTCAAGTGCGAATCCTTGTTCTTCCAGGCGATGGAATTGGCCCGGAAATCACCGAGGCCACGCTGCGAGCGCTCGACGCGCTCAGCGCTCGCCTCGATCTCAAGTTCGATTTCGAGGAGGGGGCCATTGGCCTCAAGGCGCTGGCCGAGCGCGGCACAACCCTGCCGCTCGAAGTCATCGAGCGAGTGCCGGGGGTAGATGGCGTGATCCTCGGCCCCGTGTCGCACTACGAGTACCCGTCGCGACGGGAAGGCGGCATCAACCCTTCCGGCGAACTGCGCACCAACTTCGAGCTGTTCGCGAATATCCGCCCCTGCCGCTCGCTCAGCGATCTCAGCATCCTACGCCAGCCGATGGACCTCAACATCGTGCGGGAGAACACCGAGGGCTTCTACTCCGACCGCAATATGGTCGCCGGCACCGGGGAGTTCATGCCGGACGAGAGCATGGCGCTCTCGGTGCGCAAGATCACCGCCAGAGCTTCCGAGCAGGTGGCGCGCGCCGCATTCGACCTCGCCCGCGGGCGGCGAAAGAAGGTGACAGCGGTTCACAATGCGAATGTGCTGAAGCTCTCCGATGGCCTGTTTCTGAGAGAGGTGCGCAAGGTCGCTGCCGACTATCCGGACGTTGTGTTGGAAGAGTTGATCGTCGATGCGACCGCCGCCCACCTGATCCGCACGCCGGACCGCTTCGACGTCATCGTCACCACTAATATGTTCGGCGACATCCTCTCGGGTGAGGCGTCCGAGCTTTGCGGCAGCCTTGGTCTTGGCGGCTCCATCAGTGTCGGCGACGGCATCTGCGTGGCCCAAGCGCAGTATGGCTCCGCCCCCGATATCGCCGGGCGCAACGTCGCGAATCCGACGTCACTGATGTTCTCCGCGGCCATGCCGCTGGACTGGCGTGGGCGCCGCGACGGCAACAAGGCGCTGATCGAGGCCGCTGCCGTGCTTGAAAAGGCGATAGGCAAAGTTCTGGGCAACCCGGCGACGCGCACCGCTGATCTTGGCGGCTCACTCTCCACAGATGCCCTCACCGACGCTGCGTGTGCTGCCGTTACCCACTCGTCCGCCGCTGGACAGGCGGCCTGA
- a CDS encoding NAD-dependent succinate-semialdehyde dehydrogenase, translated as MLVSINPADGAELARYPLHSAQDVEDALADAVTAQAAWRQVPILERVGLLRRMASVLRANKSAYARMITQEMGKPLVEAEGEIEKCAWNCDFYADEAPVFLADEIIASSASHSAVVFDPLGVVLAIMPWNYPFWQFFRFAAPAFAAGNGAILKHANNVPRCALAIEDVMREAGCPEGLFRTLLIEPSSVAGLIADDRIAAVTLTGSTEVGAIVAAQAGKALKKQVLELGGSDPFIVLADADVEAAAATAVKARYVNVGQSCVNAKRFIVDNAVADSFVEAFCRHAAALRMGDPLQQGVSIGPMARANLRATLHDQVERSIAAGAILKMGGQIIDGAGFFYPATVLDNVTPEMAAFREETFGPVAAIIRVDGADEAIRFANDTEFGLGAALWTGDVEQAQHLARRIDAGAVFINGMVASDPRLPFGGIKRSGYGRELGSYGIREFVNLKTLWVGPLKAA; from the coding sequence ATGCTCGTATCCATCAACCCCGCCGATGGCGCCGAACTGGCGCGTTATCCGCTCCACAGCGCGCAGGATGTGGAAGACGCGCTAGCCGATGCCGTGACCGCACAGGCGGCATGGCGGCAGGTCCCCATTCTCGAACGCGTCGGCTTGCTGCGCCGCATGGCGAGCGTGCTGCGCGCGAACAAGTCCGCCTACGCCCGCATGATCACGCAGGAGATGGGCAAGCCGCTGGTCGAGGCAGAGGGCGAGATCGAGAAGTGCGCGTGGAATTGCGACTTCTATGCAGACGAGGCGCCGGTTTTCCTCGCTGATGAGATCATCGCCTCGTCCGCATCCCATAGCGCCGTCGTGTTCGACCCGCTCGGCGTCGTGCTCGCCATCATGCCGTGGAACTACCCGTTCTGGCAGTTCTTCCGTTTTGCCGCGCCTGCCTTTGCTGCGGGAAATGGGGCGATCCTCAAGCACGCCAACAATGTGCCGCGCTGCGCACTGGCGATTGAGGACGTCATGCGCGAAGCAGGGTGCCCCGAGGGGTTGTTCCGCACGCTGCTCATCGAGCCGAGTTCCGTCGCCGGGCTGATCGCCGACGACCGGATCGCGGCTGTCACGCTGACCGGCTCGACCGAGGTTGGCGCGATCGTCGCGGCGCAGGCCGGCAAGGCGCTCAAGAAGCAGGTGCTGGAGCTCGGCGGCTCCGATCCCTTCATCGTGCTGGCCGATGCGGACGTGGAGGCCGCCGCCGCCACGGCGGTGAAGGCACGCTATGTGAACGTCGGGCAGAGCTGCGTGAACGCCAAGCGTTTCATCGTCGACAATGCGGTGGCGGACAGCTTCGTCGAGGCCTTCTGCCGCCATGCCGCTGCCCTCAGGATGGGGGACCCGCTCCAGCAGGGCGTGTCCATCGGGCCCATGGCGCGCGCCAATCTACGCGCCACGCTCCACGATCAGGTGGAACGCAGCATCGCGGCCGGCGCGATCCTGAAGATGGGAGGCCAGATCATCGATGGGGCCGGTTTCTTCTATCCCGCAACCGTGCTCGACAATGTCACGCCGGAGATGGCGGCTTTCCGTGAGGAGACCTTTGGGCCGGTCGCCGCCATCATCCGCGTCGACGGTGCTGATGAGGCGATCCGCTTCGCCAACGACACCGAGTTCGGCCTCGGCGCGGCGCTTTGGACCGGGGATGTCGAGCAGGCGCAGCATCTCGCACGACGTATCGATGCAGGCGCGGTTTTCATCAACGGCATGGTCGCGTCCGATCCCCGTCTGCCCTTCGGCGGTATCAAGCGGTCCGGCTATGGCCGGGAACTCGGCTCCTACGGCATCCGCGAATTCGTGAACCTCAAGACCCTCTGGGTCGGCCCCTTAAAGGCAGCCTGA
- a CDS encoding cupin domain-containing protein, producing MPNIHPAGAVLRPSEIKPRERGGGARTVPLVTRRIGSTSLINGITAFEGGASIPIHTHNCEESVMVLEGHAIATLDGVEHHLGPQETTWIAANVPHNFRNASATEPMKIFWTYASVDATRTIVATGDTRTIDAEHDAK from the coding sequence ATGCCCAATATCCATCCGGCCGGCGCGGTGCTGCGCCCCTCCGAAATCAAGCCGCGCGAGCGTGGCGGCGGCGCGCGCACCGTGCCGCTCGTCACCCGCCGCATCGGTTCGACCAGCCTGATCAACGGCATCACCGCCTTTGAGGGCGGCGCGTCGATCCCGATCCACACCCATAATTGCGAGGAAAGCGTGATGGTGCTGGAGGGGCATGCCATCGCGACCCTCGACGGTGTCGAGCACCACCTCGGTCCACAGGAGACCACGTGGATCGCGGCGAACGTGCCGCACAACTTCCGCAACGCGTCGGCGACCGAGCCGATGAAGATCTTCTGGACCTACGCGTCCGTCGACGCCACCCGCACCATCGTCGCCACGGGCGACACCCGCACCATTGATGCAGAACACGACGCCAAATAG
- a CDS encoding Bug family tripartite tricarboxylate transporter substrate binding protein: MITMDRRQFSFLTTAAVASLTVGASPLLAEEVKGLELLAPSAPGSGYDQLARSIQIVLQEKKLASGVQVQNVAGGGGTVGLSQFITSRKRAPSILVFGFALVGGIITTKSAVTLNEVVPLARLMGEANVIVVPASSDIKTMADLVAKLKANPQAVSWAGGSIGGIDHVMVGLIAKAVGVDPTKVNYVVHAGGGEVLASTLGGHATVGISGFEEFRSQIEAGKLRALAISSSERMPGVKVPTLKEGDVDLAIMNWRGLAVHAWTSEEEKKALAEMIAAMVKTEEWKAVLQKRGWVDTYLPPAEFTSFLKQEQVRVATALKDVGLTQ; the protein is encoded by the coding sequence ATGATCACTATGGATCGCCGCCAGTTCTCCTTTCTCACGACCGCAGCCGTCGCATCGCTGACGGTAGGCGCTTCGCCGCTGCTGGCGGAGGAGGTGAAGGGGCTTGAACTCCTCGCCCCCAGTGCTCCGGGCAGCGGTTATGACCAGCTCGCGCGCAGCATACAGATCGTGCTTCAGGAAAAGAAACTTGCCTCAGGCGTTCAGGTCCAGAACGTCGCCGGCGGCGGCGGCACGGTAGGTCTGTCGCAGTTCATCACCAGTCGCAAGCGGGCACCGAGCATTCTGGTGTTCGGTTTTGCGCTCGTCGGCGGCATCATCACCACCAAATCGGCGGTGACGCTGAACGAGGTCGTACCGCTCGCCCGGCTGATGGGCGAGGCGAACGTCATCGTCGTTCCCGCGAGTTCAGACATCAAGACGATGGCCGATCTTGTGGCCAAGCTGAAGGCCAATCCGCAGGCGGTGTCGTGGGCGGGCGGTTCTATCGGTGGCATTGACCATGTGATGGTCGGCCTGATCGCCAAAGCCGTGGGCGTCGATCCGACCAAGGTCAACTATGTCGTGCATGCCGGCGGCGGCGAAGTGCTCGCCTCCACGCTTGGCGGCCATGCCACGGTCGGCATCAGCGGCTTCGAGGAATTCCGCAGCCAGATCGAGGCCGGCAAGCTCCGCGCGCTGGCGATCTCGTCGAGCGAGCGCATGCCAGGCGTGAAAGTGCCCACGCTGAAAGAGGGCGACGTCGATCTCGCCATCATGAACTGGCGCGGCCTTGCCGTTCATGCCTGGACTTCGGAGGAGGAGAAGAAGGCGCTCGCCGAGATGATCGCGGCAATGGTCAAGACCGAGGAATGGAAGGCGGTGCTGCAGAAGCGCGGCTGGGTCGACACCTATCTCCCCCCTGCCGAGTTCACGAGCTTCCTGAAGCAGGAACAGGTTCGCGTGGCGACGGCGCTCAAAGACGTCGGCCTGACCCAGTAG
- a CDS encoding tripartite tricarboxylate transporter TctB family protein, with product MTTEKGLRLGEVAFGVAVLALGVFIAFETWTMPVVGAATTVGPRLFPGLVAAGLILVGLWLQLEAVTTGPVEADGIEIDWPAFSLVASGLLLQIVLLETLGWILAGTLLFVMTARAFGSRSYLTNALIGLALTTLTLVVFDLGLDLELPVGSLFEPLLDALQK from the coding sequence ATGACGACAGAAAAGGGCCTGCGACTTGGAGAGGTCGCCTTCGGCGTGGCGGTACTGGCGCTTGGCGTCTTCATCGCCTTCGAAACCTGGACAATGCCTGTGGTGGGGGCGGCGACAACCGTTGGCCCCCGCCTGTTCCCCGGCCTCGTTGCCGCAGGACTGATCCTTGTCGGCTTGTGGCTGCAGCTTGAGGCCGTCACCACCGGTCCGGTCGAGGCCGATGGAATCGAGATCGACTGGCCGGCCTTTTCGCTGGTGGCGAGCGGCCTGCTGCTCCAGATCGTTTTGCTGGAAACGCTCGGCTGGATACTTGCCGGCACGTTGCTGTTTGTCATGACAGCGCGCGCCTTCGGCAGCCGCAGCTATCTCACGAACGCCCTGATTGGTCTCGCGCTCACGACGCTGACCCTCGTGGTGTTCGACCTGGGTCTGGATCTCGAGCTTCCCGTCGGTTCGCTCTTCGAGCCGCTGCTCGACGCCCTTCAGAAGTAG
- a CDS encoding tripartite tricarboxylate transporter permease — METLSALFHGFSVALTPYNLMWSGIGVTLGTAIGVLPGIGPALTVALLLPVTYNLEPTSAFIMFAGIFYGAMYGGSTTSILLNTPGESASIVTALDGHAMARKGRGAQALATAAIGSFVAGTIATVALTFVAPLMVRIALAFGPAEYFALMVLALTTVTAVLGDSLPRGLASLFFGLALGLVGIDLQTGQARFALGVPELLDGIDVVVVAVGLFAVGETLYNAARHRFEPEEMYDIKGSKWMSREDWSRSWKPWLRGTLIGFPIGALPAGGSEIPTFLSYLIEKRLSKHPEEFGHGAIEAVAGPEAANNASAAGVLAPLLSLGLPTSATAAIMLAAFQQYGLQPGPLLFENNASLVWGLIASLYIGNVLLLVLNLPMAGIWVKLLAIPRPWLYAGILIFATMGAYTLNNNLVDLVILWVIGLIGFGMRVLDIPVAPCIVGLILGPMAEQQFRRALAISQGDLTVFVTHPISLGLLLIGVLLVVVPVLLRRRRAASQPATDLAREAQ; from the coding sequence ATGGAAACGCTCAGCGCCCTCTTCCACGGCTTCTCCGTGGCGCTCACGCCTTACAATCTGATGTGGTCCGGCATCGGCGTCACGCTCGGTACCGCGATCGGCGTCCTGCCCGGCATCGGCCCGGCGCTCACCGTCGCGCTGCTGCTGCCGGTGACCTACAATCTGGAGCCGACCAGCGCCTTCATCATGTTCGCCGGCATCTTCTACGGCGCCATGTATGGCGGCTCGACCACGTCGATCCTGCTCAACACGCCCGGCGAGAGCGCCTCCATCGTCACCGCGCTCGATGGCCACGCTATGGCGCGCAAGGGACGCGGCGCTCAGGCACTGGCGACAGCGGCGATCGGCTCCTTCGTCGCCGGCACAATCGCGACGGTCGCGCTGACCTTCGTCGCGCCGCTGATGGTGCGCATCGCACTCGCCTTCGGACCGGCGGAATATTTCGCCCTCATGGTGCTGGCGCTGACCACGGTCACGGCGGTGCTGGGCGACTCCCTGCCGCGCGGACTCGCCAGTCTGTTCTTCGGCCTCGCGCTCGGCCTCGTCGGCATCGACCTGCAGACCGGGCAAGCACGTTTCGCGCTCGGCGTACCGGAACTGCTCGACGGCATTGACGTCGTCGTAGTGGCTGTAGGTCTCTTTGCGGTCGGCGAGACGCTCTACAACGCCGCGCGTCATCGCTTCGAGCCGGAGGAGATGTACGATATCAAGGGCTCGAAATGGATGAGCCGCGAGGACTGGAGCCGCTCCTGGAAGCCTTGGCTGCGCGGCACCCTCATCGGCTTCCCCATCGGCGCGCTACCGGCAGGCGGCAGCGAAATTCCGACCTTCCTGTCCTATCTGATCGAGAAGCGGCTCTCCAAGCACCCTGAAGAGTTCGGTCACGGCGCCATCGAGGCCGTCGCCGGTCCGGAAGCCGCCAATAATGCTTCGGCGGCCGGCGTGCTGGCGCCTCTGCTGTCGCTCGGTCTGCCGACCTCGGCCACCGCAGCCATCATGCTCGCCGCCTTCCAGCAATATGGCCTGCAACCAGGCCCGCTGCTGTTCGAGAACAACGCGTCGCTGGTCTGGGGCCTGATCGCCAGCCTCTATATTGGCAACGTGCTGCTGCTGGTGCTCAACCTGCCGATGGCCGGCATCTGGGTGAAGCTGCTCGCGATCCCCCGTCCATGGCTCTATGCGGGGATCCTCATCTTCGCGACGATGGGTGCCTACACGCTCAACAACAATCTGGTCGACCTCGTGATCCTCTGGGTCATCGGACTGATCGGCTTCGGCATGCGCGTGCTCGACATTCCGGTCGCTCCCTGCATCGTCGGCCTGATTCTCGGGCCGATGGCGGAGCAGCAGTTCCGTCGGGCGCTCGCCATCAGCCAGGGCGATCTCACTGTCTTCGTCACCCATCCGATTTCGCTGGGGCTGCTGCTGATCGGCGTCCTGCTGGTGGTGGTACCGGTGCTGCTGCGCCGCCGCCGCGCGGCGAGCCAGCCCGCAACAGATCTCGCACGAGAGGCCCAATGA